In Treponema vincentii, a single window of DNA contains:
- a CDS encoding PIN domain-containing protein, protein MSKIFIDTNILVYTLDSKDSYKQAKARKIMEKVVNLHQPVISTQVLKEFYVVATTKLKADRIIVKNIIHNFCNIEIVQNDLELIEQAIDISVILQLSFWDSLIVAAAEKAKCEYIISEDLNSGQTYRGVMVINPFKEDVF, encoded by the coding sequence GTGTCTAAAATATTTATTGATACAAATATACTTGTTTATACCCTTGATTCAAAAGATTCATATAAGCAAGCAAAAGCGCGGAAAATAATGGAAAAAGTTGTAAACTTACATCAGCCGGTAATATCAACACAAGTACTCAAAGAATTCTATGTAGTTGCAACAACGAAATTAAAAGCAGATCGAATAATTGTTAAAAATATTATACACAATTTTTGCAATATTGAAATTGTTCAAAATGACTTAGAATTGATAGAGCAAGCAATAGATATTAGTGTAATTTTACAATTATCGTTTTGGGATTCATTGATAGTAGCTGCTGCTGAAAAAGCAAAATGTGAATATATTATTTCTGAAGATTTAAATTCGGGACAAACATATCGCGGAGTAATGGTAATAAATCCATTTAAAGAAGATGTTTTCTAA
- a CDS encoding HAD family hydrolase, protein MSGGRPTGALGGKMLFVFDLDGTLLNSKKEISESNKKAVQKLYLAGHKIVIATARPPRSIDSKIKKIGVSTDNIYYNGALVRCFDGVTFSHFIEKNIFKEVFYYIKENDKSAVISIEDNDTWFSCFNFDFKNFYSVKDAPEIITEAELLQKNPNKILINSYSNLNYLNEKFNNICNIIETDSKTLIQIMNKNASKEKSINEISKKYKISSNDIYCFGDDFNDIEMFKFYKNTVAMGNAISELKTIAKFVTETNDNDGIAKFLVEKGFIA, encoded by the coding sequence ATGTCAGGAGGACGCCCGACTGGGGCGCTTGGAGGAAAAATGTTATTTGTATTTGATTTAGATGGAACTTTATTAAATTCTAAAAAAGAAATATCTGAATCTAATAAAAAAGCTGTTCAGAAACTTTATTTAGCCGGTCATAAAATTGTAATAGCAACGGCTCGTCCTCCGAGAAGCATAGATTCTAAGATTAAGAAAATTGGAGTTTCAACAGATAATATTTATTATAATGGCGCTCTTGTCCGTTGTTTTGATGGCGTAACTTTTTCTCATTTTATAGAAAAAAATATCTTTAAAGAAGTTTTTTATTACATAAAAGAAAATGATAAATCTGCCGTGATTTCTATCGAAGATAATGATACATGGTTTTCGTGTTTTAATTTTGATTTTAAGAATTTTTATTCTGTAAAGGATGCTCCTGAAATTATCACTGAGGCAGAATTACTTCAAAAAAATCCGAACAAGATATTGATAAATTCTTATTCGAATTTAAATTATTTAAATGAAAAATTTAATAACATTTGTAATATAATAGAGACGGATTCCAAGACACTGATTCAAATAATGAATAAGAATGCATCAAAAGAGAAATCAATTAATGAGATTTCTAAAAAATATAAAATCAGTTCTAATGATATATATTGTTTTGGTGATGATTTCAATGATATTGAAATGTTCAAATTTTATAAAAATACCGTGGCAATGGGAAATGCAATTAGTGAATTGAAAACAATTGCAAAGTTTGTTACTGAGACAAATGATAATGATGGCATTGCTAAATTTCTTGTTGAGAAAGGATTTATCGCCTAA
- a CDS encoding DUF3368 domain-containing protein, translating to MIVISDTTPVISFLKIDRLDLLKTLFEVVQIPRSVFAELIGNTKYRDEAEIIKKSPFIQVIDNIDENYVSLLRRSTGLDLGESEAIYLSDNKKADLLLMDEVRGREVAIHMGIKIMGTIGILGLAYEDSLISKEEIKQAIDILRDSGRHISERLYEQLLHFIQRS from the coding sequence ATGATAGTAATTTCAGATACTACACCAGTTATTTCATTTTTAAAGATTGATCGTTTGGATTTACTTAAAACACTTTTTGAAGTTGTTCAAATTCCGAGAAGTGTTTTTGCAGAACTTATAGGAAATACTAAATATAGAGATGAAGCAGAAATAATAAAAAAGAGTCCTTTTATTCAAGTGATAGACAATATAGACGAGAATTATGTTTCACTTCTTCGCCGTTCTACCGGTCTTGATTTAGGTGAGAGTGAAGCAATTTACCTTTCGGATAATAAAAAAGCGGATTTACTTTTAATGGACGAAGTAAGAGGGCGTGAAGTTGCAATTCACATGGGTATTAAAATTATGGGAACGATCGGAATTTTAGGACTTGCTTATGAAGATTCTCTTATTTCAAAAGAAGAAATCAAACAAGCTATAGACATTTTGAGAGACTCCGGTCGGCATATCAGCGAACGACTTTATGAACAATTATTACATTTTATTCAAAGAAGCTAA
- a CDS encoding ABC transporter permease, protein MFEDILSALQNFRHNKMRTLLSLLGIMIGVCSVVITMNLSRSLEASVALVFKDFSSSIVAVWPSSWRNSAITFNDRYADMLKKKIPQIKRVFWFDSFNAAVMRGRLNAGTKECFGVEYGYMEAQKWHLEYGTGFTASDFMSGAQKVIIGEDIAKGLFPEGSAVGKTLTLSVDNGNAAPLLFTCTVIGVLKTKQTTVGQMQRFVLIPHSFIRLQFGRKEADSVDVELYDTVMDIEAVEEAIKAASDEYANSKNAVRIWSAQSMQKQVQSSLAMIAAVLSGIAGLSLLIGGVGIMNIMLVTVAERRQEIGIRKAIGATTGAILSQFLTESAAISIVGGGIGLAAGFLISLVAVTPILSQFSGGSDVVLSFNMRGALMAFLISAGAGIFFGLYPAWQAGKLDPVKALEET, encoded by the coding sequence ATGTTTGAAGACATCCTTTCAGCATTGCAGAACTTCCGGCACAATAAGATGCGCACGCTCCTTTCGCTTTTAGGGATTATGATTGGTGTATGCTCGGTTGTTATTACGATGAATTTAAGCCGTTCGCTGGAGGCAAGCGTTGCTTTGGTGTTTAAGGATTTCAGCAGTTCGATAGTAGCCGTGTGGCCTTCGTCGTGGCGGAATTCTGCGATTACTTTTAACGACCGCTATGCCGATATGCTGAAAAAAAAGATACCGCAGATAAAACGCGTTTTTTGGTTTGATTCGTTTAATGCCGCGGTCATGCGTGGCCGCCTGAACGCCGGCACGAAGGAATGTTTCGGTGTAGAATACGGGTATATGGAAGCGCAGAAATGGCATCTTGAATACGGCACGGGATTTACCGCTTCGGATTTTATGAGCGGTGCGCAGAAGGTTATTATCGGGGAAGATATTGCCAAAGGCCTATTTCCGGAAGGAAGCGCCGTAGGTAAAACGCTGACGCTGTCGGTGGACAATGGAAATGCTGCGCCGCTCCTTTTTACGTGTACGGTTATCGGCGTGCTCAAAACAAAACAGACGACGGTAGGGCAGATGCAGCGGTTTGTATTGATACCGCATTCATTTATAAGGCTGCAATTCGGCCGAAAGGAAGCTGACTCGGTTGATGTTGAATTGTACGATACCGTAATGGATATCGAAGCTGTTGAAGAGGCGATTAAAGCAGCCTCCGACGAATATGCAAACAGTAAAAATGCGGTACGGATATGGTCGGCGCAGTCGATGCAAAAACAGGTTCAGAGCAGTCTTGCGATGATTGCCGCCGTGCTGTCCGGTATTGCAGGGCTTTCACTGTTGATAGGCGGTGTCGGTATTATGAATATCATGCTCGTAACGGTTGCGGAGCGGCGGCAGGAAATCGGCATCCGTAAAGCAATCGGCGCTACGACGGGGGCTATCCTTTCGCAGTTCTTAACGGAATCGGCAGCTATCAGTATTGTTGGCGGCGGTATCGGTCTTGCAGCAGGTTTTTTAATCAGTCTTGTTGCCGTTACGCCCATTTTATCTCAGTTTTCAGGCGGTAGCGACGTTGTGTTATCGTTCAATATGCGGGGTGCGTTGATGGCGTTTTTGATTTCTGCAGGAGCAGGTATTTTCTTCGGGCTGTACCCCGCATGGCAGGCCGGCAAACTCGATCCCGTCAAGGCGCTGGAAGAAACGTAA
- a CDS encoding ABC transporter permease encodes MLEDFINAFGNFRSKKLRTVLSLLGIAIGVTVVTVISNIGSSMKVSMAKLFNLDTMNMIQIEPRWDFDKQKYHIKLTEKYRNALEKNVPLVKDVFYSGLFNATVSHNSFYLKNQRIVGIEYGALEANGYEWSYGKSFSLDDFANRRHKIILVEDEAKVLFPEGNAIGKRVTLTVPYNQGRQFIPFSFEVCGVVKPRNRFSSIGSFMVPRSFVTEDMGIGKNDSDLASVQIYDPAYIDKATAQIKAFSDSFAKAENTLWTFSEKDILNQINSQIALISVVLTVIAVMSLLVGGINIMNIMLVTVTERKKEIGIRKALGASEAVIRNQFLVESATLSLTGGIFGMLLGGGLSMLLVQTVFQSDNFKMVFSPNISGSVIAFAVSITIGIFFGLRPAVKAARLDPVKALAD; translated from the coding sequence ATGCTGGAAGATTTTATCAATGCATTCGGCAATTTCCGCAGCAAAAAATTGCGGACGGTACTGTCCCTGTTGGGCATTGCAATCGGCGTTACCGTTGTGACGGTTATCAGCAATATCGGAAGCTCTATGAAGGTAAGCATGGCGAAGTTATTCAATCTTGATACGATGAATATGATTCAAATTGAGCCTCGCTGGGATTTTGATAAACAAAAGTATCATATCAAGCTGACTGAAAAATACCGTAACGCATTAGAGAAAAATGTACCGCTCGTAAAAGACGTATTTTATTCAGGCCTTTTCAACGCAACGGTTTCACATAATTCGTTTTATCTGAAAAATCAGCGGATAGTCGGTATTGAATACGGTGCGCTTGAAGCAAACGGGTACGAATGGTCTTATGGGAAAAGCTTTAGTCTTGATGATTTTGCAAACCGGCGGCACAAGATTATTCTGGTTGAAGATGAAGCGAAGGTGCTATTCCCCGAAGGAAACGCTATCGGGAAAAGAGTTACGCTTACCGTTCCGTATAATCAGGGGCGCCAGTTTATTCCATTTTCGTTTGAGGTATGCGGTGTTGTAAAGCCGCGCAATCGGTTTTCCAGTATCGGTTCTTTTATGGTGCCACGTTCATTTGTTACAGAGGATATGGGTATCGGTAAAAATGATTCCGATCTCGCTTCGGTGCAGATTTACGATCCGGCATATATTGACAAAGCAACGGCGCAGATAAAGGCGTTTTCCGATTCGTTTGCAAAAGCTGAAAACACCTTATGGACGTTTTCGGAAAAAGATATACTGAATCAAATCAATTCGCAAATCGCTCTTATCAGCGTGGTGCTTACCGTGATTGCGGTTATGTCGCTTCTGGTCGGCGGCATTAACATTATGAATATTATGCTGGTTACCGTAACGGAACGAAAAAAGGAAATCGGAATCCGCAAGGCGCTCGGCGCAAGTGAAGCGGTAATACGCAATCAGTTTTTAGTTGAGTCCGCGACGTTGAGTTTGACGGGCGGGATATTCGGTATGTTGCTTGGAGGAGGGCTTAGCATGCTTTTGGTACAAACGGTTTTTCAGTCCGACAACTTCAAGATGGTCTTTAGCCCGAATATTAGCGGTTCGGTTATTGCATTTGCCGTGTCCATAACCATCGGTATTTTCTTCGGTCTCCGCCCTGCAGTTAAAGCCGCGCGGCTCGATCCGGTTAAAGCCTTGGCGGATTGA
- a CDS encoding methyl-accepting chemotaxis protein gives MKKALSIRFRLLRAITITIISIIGFISAVVGYELYKRNTALFNEFTAQQFFNVEKSINLLMQKGENVVTMLASHPAVRGADDTIYNYTIEAQKSGRIYTHTGKTEQELVTLFKAIEESFSEFQDVYMGTRWGGIATSWSGEDELGYDPRQRSWYKQAAEANGAIVITPVYIATDGTPVVAVAKAIKDGNGTLLGCVGVDINLSDLTSFISSVKIGNTGYCMLVQDDGMILADAAHSAFISKNLSDVDAAFAKITQKKEGSVFITLDGKQRKAYIFPFPELRWKLIVIVEQREILSLFYALVRIMILIGLLMFVIYFTLAIIAARALKRYFARLESMFEKIAAGDLTDRVAVKRNNEIGRLMTNLNMAIEHTHTMLTVLKEEADKMTAIGSDLSSNMEETAAAVKQISSNATTVKEKALMQAAGVTETAAAGEQIQGKLNLLVEGITRQSESITQSSALITRTAENMLRINKILSQNDELIKTVYGQMKAGTDGARAANEFVKKIAERSEALLEASQVIQNIASQTNLLAMNAAIEAAHAGESGKGFAVVADEIRKLAEESNMQGKQIGAVIKESTEIIAQVSEAGIQAEKTFTDVYGLISNISEKEDSIVDLMREQEENGTQVLSAIETINKVTKDVSTASIEMLEGGKQIAEEMQKLAEITRETTDSMTEIASGAEQITDAVEEVVSITEQNKTSIDHLAQEVGKFKIN, from the coding sequence ATGAAAAAAGCACTTTCAATTCGTTTTAGACTTTTACGTGCGATCACTATAACGATCATTTCGATTATCGGTTTTATTAGTGCAGTTGTCGGTTATGAACTTTACAAAAGAAATACTGCATTGTTTAACGAGTTTACCGCTCAGCAATTTTTCAACGTTGAGAAATCGATCAACCTCCTCATGCAAAAGGGTGAGAATGTTGTTACCATGCTTGCTTCGCATCCTGCTGTACGAGGAGCCGATGATACTATTTATAATTATACGATAGAAGCACAAAAATCGGGAAGAATATATACGCATACTGGAAAAACGGAACAGGAGCTTGTAACGTTGTTTAAAGCTATAGAGGAAAGCTTCTCCGAATTCCAAGATGTCTATATGGGGACTCGATGGGGAGGAATTGCAACTTCATGGTCTGGGGAAGACGAGCTAGGGTATGATCCTCGCCAAAGATCATGGTATAAACAAGCCGCCGAAGCAAATGGAGCTATAGTTATCACACCGGTATATATTGCTACAGATGGTACTCCTGTCGTAGCGGTCGCAAAGGCTATAAAAGACGGTAACGGTACATTATTAGGATGTGTCGGTGTTGATATTAATTTGTCTGATTTAACATCATTTATCAGCAGTGTCAAAATAGGGAATACGGGATACTGTATGCTCGTGCAAGATGACGGGATGATTTTAGCGGATGCAGCCCATAGTGCATTCATTTCTAAGAACCTAAGTGATGTCGATGCCGCTTTCGCGAAAATCACTCAAAAAAAGGAAGGTTCCGTTTTTATTACATTGGACGGAAAACAGAGAAAAGCTTATATCTTTCCGTTTCCCGAATTAAGATGGAAGCTTATTGTCATTGTGGAACAAAGGGAAATCCTTTCGTTGTTTTATGCGCTAGTCAGAATTATGATTCTCATCGGGCTGTTGATGTTTGTTATATATTTCACATTGGCGATTATCGCTGCCCGTGCACTAAAGCGGTATTTTGCGAGACTTGAATCTATGTTTGAAAAAATTGCGGCGGGAGATCTTACCGATCGCGTAGCGGTAAAACGTAATAACGAAATCGGGCGGCTTATGACAAATTTGAATATGGCGATAGAACATACCCACACTATGTTGACCGTTTTAAAAGAAGAAGCCGATAAAATGACGGCGATCGGTTCCGACTTATCAAGCAATATGGAAGAAACGGCTGCCGCGGTAAAACAGATAAGTAGCAATGCCACAACGGTAAAGGAAAAAGCGTTAATGCAAGCAGCCGGTGTAACGGAAACAGCTGCAGCCGGTGAGCAGATTCAAGGAAAATTAAACCTGCTTGTTGAAGGGATTACAAGGCAGTCGGAAAGTATTACGCAGTCTTCGGCGTTAATAACACGCACTGCGGAAAATATGCTTCGTATTAATAAAATACTTTCACAAAATGATGAATTGATTAAAACCGTATACGGTCAAATGAAAGCGGGAACAGACGGGGCACGGGCAGCAAATGAGTTTGTCAAGAAAATTGCGGAACGATCGGAAGCGCTGCTGGAAGCGAGTCAGGTCATTCAAAATATCGCCAGCCAAACAAATCTTTTAGCGATGAACGCCGCAATTGAAGCTGCCCATGCCGGAGAATCGGGCAAAGGGTTTGCCGTCGTTGCCGATGAAATTAGAAAACTAGCCGAAGAATCCAATATGCAGGGAAAACAGATCGGCGCGGTTATAAAAGAATCAACCGAAATTATCGCGCAAGTTTCAGAGGCGGGTATACAAGCGGAGAAAACTTTTACCGATGTTTATGGACTTATCAGTAACATTTCGGAGAAAGAAGATTCGATTGTAGACCTTATGCGGGAACAGGAAGAAAACGGTACGCAAGTTTTATCGGCTATCGAGACTATCAATAAGGTGACGAAAGATGTAAGCACCGCTTCCATAGAAATGCTTGAAGGCGGTAAGCAAATTGCCGAAGAGATGCAAAAATTGGCGGAAATTACACGGGAAACAACCGACAGTATGACCGAAATAGCCTCCGGCGCAGAGCAAATAACCGATGCTGTAGAAGAGGTTGTTTCTATTACAGAGCAAAATAAAACCAGTATTGATCATCTTGCGCAAGAGGTGGGAAAATTCAAAATCAATTAG
- the gltX gene encoding glutamate--tRNA ligase — METRSRYAPSPTGFQHIGGVRTALFNYLFSRATGGKFILRIEDTDQTRYAAEYETNLYDTLDWLGIDWDEGGSRGGPYAPYIQSQRSELYREYADKLVKSGHAYYCFCDEERLERIRKIQTMNKMPPGYDRHCRNLTQEEIDANIAAGKPYVIRLKVPLEGTTVFHDVLLGTIEWKNEDINPDPILLKSDGFPTYHLANVVDDHLMKITHVMRAQEWVPSTPMHVIMYKAFGWEHPDFCHLPMVMGNDGHKLSKRHGATSCNEFRNNGYLKEAIINYVAMLGCSYEEGRDMFSLQELGERFNPEHINKAPAIFDYKKLEWFNGQYMRLKTDEELFELTWPFIANSGIFGEQDQKAREAAGLRFVDQTLLKPTDEQKAMLMKVMPLIKERLHFLTEAPQMVRFLFEEPAVPPAEEIIPKKLDAEKTRAVLEKAKTVLPSIANLDEHAASEVFRAEAEATGVKLGDFMMPMRMAITGSRVSPPLVGSIQILGIDRSIARIEKTLKERFNFGC; from the coding sequence ATGGAAACCCGAAGCCGTTATGCCCCGTCTCCGACAGGATTTCAGCACATTGGCGGAGTACGTACCGCGTTATTTAATTATCTTTTTTCCCGCGCTACCGGCGGAAAATTCATCTTGCGTATAGAAGATACCGACCAAACCCGCTATGCCGCCGAATATGAAACAAATCTTTACGATACCCTTGACTGGCTTGGAATTGACTGGGATGAAGGCGGCTCCCGCGGCGGTCCGTATGCCCCCTATATTCAGTCTCAACGTTCCGAATTATACCGCGAGTATGCGGATAAACTCGTCAAAAGCGGTCATGCCTATTATTGTTTTTGCGATGAAGAACGGCTCGAACGCATCAGAAAAATTCAAACCATGAATAAAATGCCTCCGGGATATGACCGGCACTGCCGCAATTTAACGCAGGAAGAAATCGATGCGAATATCGCAGCGGGAAAGCCCTATGTTATCCGCCTCAAGGTGCCGCTTGAAGGAACAACGGTATTCCACGATGTCCTTCTCGGTACAATCGAGTGGAAAAACGAAGACATCAACCCCGATCCCATCTTGCTGAAAAGCGACGGCTTCCCCACCTATCATTTGGCGAACGTTGTCGATGATCACTTAATGAAGATTACGCATGTTATGCGTGCGCAGGAATGGGTACCCTCAACGCCGATGCATGTTATTATGTATAAAGCGTTCGGCTGGGAACATCCCGATTTTTGCCATTTGCCGATGGTTATGGGGAATGACGGGCATAAGCTTTCTAAACGGCATGGTGCGACCAGCTGTAACGAATTCCGCAACAACGGCTATTTAAAAGAAGCGATTATCAACTATGTTGCGATGCTCGGTTGCTCTTATGAGGAAGGGCGAGATATGTTCTCGCTCCAGGAATTGGGTGAACGCTTTAATCCCGAACACATCAACAAGGCTCCGGCGATTTTCGACTATAAAAAGTTGGAATGGTTTAACGGGCAGTATATGCGGCTTAAAACCGATGAAGAACTCTTTGAGTTAACATGGCCGTTTATTGCGAACTCCGGTATCTTCGGTGAGCAGGATCAAAAAGCTCGTGAAGCAGCCGGATTACGTTTTGTCGACCAGACGCTGCTTAAACCTACCGATGAACAAAAGGCAATGCTGATGAAGGTGATGCCGTTGATTAAAGAACGCCTCCACTTTTTAACGGAAGCCCCGCAAATGGTGCGCTTCCTCTTCGAAGAGCCGGCAGTTCCGCCTGCAGAAGAGATTATCCCCAAAAAGTTGGATGCAGAAAAGACGCGGGCTGTGCTGGAGAAAGCAAAAACCGTATTACCCTCAATTGCAAACCTTGATGAACACGCTGCAAGCGAGGTGTTCCGCGCGGAAGCAGAAGCGACGGGCGTTAAATTGGGCGACTTTATGATGCCGATGCGTATGGCAATTACCGGCAGCCGCGTAAGTCCGCCGCTGGTCGGTTCGATACAGATCTTAGGTATAGATCGTTCTATTGCCCGCATCGAAAAAACTTTGAAAGAACGGTTTAACTTCGGCTGCTGA
- a CDS encoding glycine--tRNA ligase: MEDHAISMEKIVSLCKRRGFVFQSSEIYGGQNGAWDYGPLGVELKNNIARAWWKEMTQLHNSIVGIDAAILMHPRVWEASGHVENFTDPLVDCKKCKARFRADQIDQNKLAKKECPDCGGELTDVRKFNLMFKTHIGPTDDNSNLIYLRPETAQGIYVNYKNVAQANRMKIPFGIAQIGKAFRNEIVTKNFIFRTCEFEQMEMQFFVKPGTDDEWFNYWREQRWAFYKKHGVRMDKLRWHQHGPDELAHYAKDAYDIEYEFPMGFKELEGVHNRTNFDLTRHTEYSGKDMQYIDQDNGNERYIPYIIETSAGLTRNLLMFLCDAYEEQKVADKGNDDDWRTVLHFHPVIAPITVAVLPLMKKDGLAELAQDIQAELREDFRTDYDQSGAIGKRYRRQDEAGTPFCVTVDYDSKEDGTVTLRFRDSMEQVRIPRTELANRIRTEIKNYTRA; the protein is encoded by the coding sequence ATGGAAGATCACGCAATTTCAATGGAAAAAATCGTCAGCCTATGCAAAAGGCGCGGCTTTGTGTTTCAGTCTTCTGAAATTTACGGAGGACAGAACGGGGCATGGGATTACGGTCCGCTCGGTGTTGAATTAAAAAACAATATCGCCCGCGCATGGTGGAAGGAAATGACCCAGCTGCACAACTCAATTGTCGGTATCGACGCAGCTATTTTGATGCACCCGCGCGTGTGGGAAGCATCGGGACATGTGGAAAACTTTACCGATCCGCTGGTTGACTGTAAGAAGTGTAAAGCACGCTTCCGTGCCGACCAGATTGATCAGAACAAGTTAGCAAAAAAAGAATGTCCCGACTGCGGCGGCGAGCTTACCGATGTACGAAAGTTCAATTTAATGTTTAAAACCCATATCGGGCCGACGGACGATAACAGCAACCTCATCTACTTACGCCCCGAAACCGCACAGGGTATTTACGTGAATTATAAAAACGTTGCGCAAGCCAACCGTATGAAAATCCCTTTCGGTATTGCGCAGATCGGTAAGGCATTCAGAAACGAAATTGTAACGAAAAACTTTATCTTCCGTACCTGCGAGTTTGAGCAGATGGAAATGCAGTTTTTTGTAAAGCCCGGTACCGACGACGAATGGTTCAACTACTGGCGTGAACAGCGGTGGGCGTTCTACAAAAAGCACGGTGTCCGCATGGATAAGTTGCGCTGGCATCAGCATGGCCCGGATGAGCTTGCTCACTATGCAAAAGACGCCTACGATATTGAATATGAATTCCCGATGGGCTTTAAAGAGCTTGAAGGCGTACACAACCGCACCAATTTTGACCTGACCCGCCATACCGAATATTCCGGTAAGGATATGCAGTATATTGATCAGGATAACGGCAACGAACGGTATATTCCGTACATCATCGAAACCTCAGCCGGTTTAACCCGCAACCTCTTAATGTTCCTCTGCGATGCGTACGAAGAGCAAAAAGTTGCCGACAAAGGCAATGATGACGATTGGCGAACCGTGTTGCATTTCCATCCGGTTATTGCGCCGATTACCGTAGCAGTGTTACCTTTGATGAAAAAAGACGGCCTTGCGGAGCTTGCACAGGATATTCAAGCGGAATTACGTGAAGACTTCCGTACCGACTATGACCAATCAGGAGCAATCGGTAAGCGATATCGCCGTCAGGATGAGGCGGGCACTCCATTCTGCGTTACCGTCGATTATGACAGCAAAGAAGACGGAACCGTTACCTTACGCTTCCGCGATTCTATGGAACAGGTGCGTATTCCCCGTACCGAACTTGCAAACCGAATTAGAACAGAAATAAAAAATTATACAAGAGCGTAG
- a CDS encoding CDP-alcohol phosphatidyltransferase family protein: MAKKYSYSAEDQSILSPILYKFFVNPLVAILPYRVPANFITFSSFLCIITAFCVAVHGYYVGRYEHWWLIPVLALIYLTGDCADGKQARKTGTGSPLGEYFDHFLDCFVTGLLMGILMISFKVTKPALITIGFFNLYAGQIGSFWERYKRRVMCFGKLGSNEGIIAIGLTSWLMSIPSIHAAADTVLLFNITGGEALIITIMTGTAISAIHSIVRSRAISARLIAHLILSFAVTYTAAYLFGNKNIVYITGVVSFYNVFFLSSLLAATNLDSRECLPDVIIPLSFILFFLIPNYTSLIQHIQIVYLVVRVAIKFISFVRINRQYWYWINPPPPDEDLSATR, from the coding sequence ATGGCTAAAAAATATTCATATAGTGCAGAAGATCAATCTATTCTGTCGCCGATATTATATAAGTTTTTCGTTAATCCATTGGTAGCAATTTTACCTTATCGTGTACCGGCAAATTTTATTACATTTTCATCCTTTCTTTGTATTATTACTGCTTTTTGTGTTGCAGTACATGGGTACTATGTCGGAAGGTACGAGCACTGGTGGCTTATTCCAGTACTTGCACTGATTTATCTGACCGGCGATTGTGCCGATGGAAAGCAAGCCCGAAAAACAGGCACCGGTTCACCGCTTGGTGAATATTTTGACCATTTTTTAGACTGTTTTGTGACCGGTCTTTTAATGGGTATTCTGATGATATCTTTCAAGGTAACAAAACCGGCTCTCATTACAATAGGTTTCTTTAATCTATATGCCGGGCAAATCGGAAGTTTCTGGGAACGCTATAAGCGGCGGGTAATGTGCTTTGGAAAACTCGGATCCAATGAAGGAATCATTGCAATCGGTTTGACATCGTGGCTTATGTCAATACCGTCGATCCACGCGGCAGCAGACACAGTTCTCCTTTTCAATATAACAGGTGGAGAAGCTCTGATTATTACTATTATGACGGGAACAGCAATCTCCGCAATTCATTCAATTGTCCGATCTCGCGCAATTTCTGCCCGCCTCATTGCACATTTAATACTATCGTTCGCCGTTACCTACACAGCTGCCTATCTCTTTGGGAATAAGAATATAGTATATATCACGGGTGTGGTAAGTTTCTATAATGTATTTTTCCTTTCTTCGCTTTTAGCAGCAACCAACCTTGATAGCCGAGAATGCTTGCCGGATGTTATCATCCCTCTTTCATTCATATTATTCTTTTTGATCCCGAATTATACTTCACTTATTCAGCATATACAAATTGTATATTTGGTAGTGCGGGTTGCGATAAAATTTATCTCGTTTGTCAGAATAAACCGGCAGTATTGGTATTGGATTAATCCGCCGCCGCCGGATGAAGATCTTTCAGCAACGCGGTAA